In Desulfobaccales bacterium, one DNA window encodes the following:
- a CDS encoding UPF0182 family protein has protein sequence MSRLRRWLIILAATILSLGLLYVVFALLFTEFVVDLWWFQSLGYGFYFWQRLLYRYVVLVGFSLLFFLIIFANFWGARQFVGRAPVAETEPASGLRRGYRRLVEYFCRQSLTFCLLFSLLVAVFVAFPLFLHWEEALLYVFAPAAGLQDPFFGRDVSYYLFSLPIYQLLLQELLLAVAFIFLGVGLLYWRESRLLAGQGLPLPWGAKVHLSLLAGLIFLIGAWFFILHRHQVVYDPANMPLFFGPGFTQMRVIVPLLWLAIALLLAVAVSFIYFLLTRKGLKILWLAVALFLLALGALYSPVLPSLVQKYIVAPNRIVRERSFIARHIEATLAAYDLARVETTTPSAHCPGTSAPPNFRPPCATSRCGKRKSSPRFSGTSSPCAPTMISSPWTWTAIW, from the coding sequence ATGTCCCGCCTTAGACGCTGGCTCATTATTCTGGCAGCCACGATCCTCTCTCTTGGCCTTCTCTATGTGGTGTTTGCCCTGCTCTTCACTGAGTTTGTGGTGGATCTCTGGTGGTTCCAATCCCTGGGCTACGGCTTTTATTTTTGGCAAAGGCTGCTGTATCGCTACGTAGTTTTGGTGGGTTTTAGCCTGCTGTTCTTTCTGATCATATTTGCCAATTTTTGGGGGGCCAGGCAGTTTGTGGGCCGGGCGCCGGTGGCGGAGACCGAGCCGGCCTCAGGACTCCGCCGGGGCTACCGGCGCCTCGTAGAGTACTTTTGCCGGCAGTCGCTCACCTTTTGCCTCCTCTTCTCTTTGCTGGTGGCGGTCTTCGTCGCCTTCCCCCTGTTCCTCCATTGGGAAGAGGCCCTGCTGTACGTGTTCGCGCCCGCCGCCGGCCTGCAGGATCCGTTTTTCGGCCGGGATGTCAGCTACTACCTTTTTTCCCTGCCCATTTATCAACTCTTGCTCCAGGAGCTGTTGCTGGCCGTGGCCTTCATCTTCCTGGGGGTTGGCCTGCTGTACTGGCGGGAGAGCCGCCTCCTGGCCGGGCAGGGGCTGCCCCTGCCCTGGGGCGCCAAGGTGCACCTGAGCCTCTTGGCCGGCCTCATCTTTCTCATCGGGGCTTGGTTTTTCATCCTTCACCGGCATCAGGTGGTGTATGACCCCGCCAATATGCCGTTGTTTTTCGGCCCTGGGTTCACTCAGATGCGGGTCATCGTGCCCCTCCTTTGGCTGGCCATCGCCTTGTTGCTGGCCGTGGCGGTCTCCTTCATCTATTTCCTGCTGACCCGCAAGGGCTTAAAGATATTGTGGCTGGCCGTGGCCTTGTTTTTACTGGCCCTGGGGGCGTTGTACTCCCCGGTGTTGCCCTCTCTGGTCCAGAAATACATTGTGGCTCCCAACCGAATCGTGCGGGAAAGAAGTTTCATCGCCCGCCACATTGAGGCAACCCTGGCCGCCTATGATCTGGCCCGGGTGGAAACGACTACCCCATCAGCGCACTGCCCTGGGACGTCCGCTCCCCCAAACTTCAGGCCACCCTGCGCAACATCCCGGTGTGGGAAGCGGAAAAGCTCACCGAGGTTTTCCGGCACCTCCAGTCCCTGCGCACCTACTATGATTTCCTCTCCGTGGACGTGGACCGCTATCTGGTGA
- a CDS encoding patatin-like phospholipase family protein, producing MKRILAGKWGGCLRVVYFLASLSFSGFLLQGCAILARPYKPPPAALENQVQVPGLPGVRAWGDEISPSLERSALESLEQEKAANQGKLEPVLHVLALSGGGAEGAFGAGILCGWSQTGTRPRFKLVTGISTGALMAPLAFLGPAYDDRLKKFYTTISDQDIYQSFGPVAILLSFANLKALPSLADTRPLVQLVEKTIDDRMLQEIAQEHLKGRRLLIGTTQLDAQRLVIWDMGAIAASGHPQALPLFRKILVASAAIPGMFPPQYFDVEAGGERFQEMHVDGGTRVQVMLYEAAISLFAVRSKRPRQLFIIRNEQVHPEWQKVKPQLKHIATRAIDTLLKSQGVGDLFRLYVYAKRDRFDYNLAYIPASFTVRPTSAFDTAYMNRLFQLGYDLACCGYSWSKQPPGFDPAPEGE from the coding sequence ATGAAGCGCATTCTCGCCGGGAAATGGGGTGGGTGTCTCAGGGTAGTGTATTTTCTGGCCAGCCTGAGTTTTTCAGGGTTTCTCCTCCAGGGCTGCGCCATCTTGGCGAGGCCGTATAAGCCGCCGCCGGCCGCCCTGGAAAATCAGGTCCAGGTCCCGGGGTTGCCTGGAGTGCGGGCCTGGGGGGATGAGATCAGCCCCAGCTTAGAGAGAAGCGCCCTCGAATCCCTGGAGCAGGAAAAGGCGGCCAACCAGGGGAAGCTGGAACCGGTTCTCCACGTGCTGGCCTTATCCGGCGGCGGGGCCGAGGGGGCCTTTGGGGCCGGCATCCTCTGCGGCTGGAGCCAGACCGGCACCCGGCCCCGCTTCAAGCTGGTGACCGGCATCAGCACCGGGGCCCTCATGGCTCCCTTGGCCTTTCTTGGGCCGGCCTACGATGACCGGTTGAAAAAGTTTTACACCACCATCTCCGACCAGGACATTTATCAGTCCTTTGGACCCGTGGCGATATTGTTGTCCTTCGCTAATCTCAAAGCCCTCCCCTCGCTGGCCGACACCCGCCCCTTGGTGCAATTGGTGGAGAAAACCATCGACGACCGCATGCTCCAGGAGATCGCCCAGGAGCATTTAAAAGGGCGGCGCCTGCTCATCGGGACCACCCAACTGGACGCCCAGCGCCTGGTGATCTGGGACATGGGGGCCATCGCGGCCAGCGGCCATCCCCAGGCCCTCCCCCTGTTCCGCAAAATCCTGGTGGCCTCGGCCGCCATTCCGGGGATGTTTCCCCCGCAATACTTCGACGTGGAGGCAGGGGGCGAACGGTTTCAGGAGATGCATGTCGATGGCGGCACCAGGGTCCAGGTTATGCTGTATGAGGCCGCCATCAGCCTCTTCGCCGTCCGGAGCAAGCGCCCCCGGCAACTCTTCATCATCCGCAATGAGCAGGTCCACCCGGAATGGCAGAAAGTCAAGCCCCAGTTGAAGCACATCGCCACCCGGGCCATAGACACCCTACTCAAATCCCAGGGCGTGGGCGACCTCTTCCGCCTCTACGTCTATGCGAAACGGGACCGGTTTGACTATAACCTGGCCTACATCCCGGCGAGTTTCACCGTCAGGCCCACCTCCGCCTTTGATACGGCCTACATGAATCGGCTCTTTCAACTGGGTTATGACCTGGCCTGCTGCGGCTATTCCTGGAGCAAGCAGCCGCCGGGTTTCGATCCTGCCCCGGAAGGGGAATAA
- a CDS encoding metallophosphoesterase yields MPMTYYFISDLHLGGDEALGVCDYEAELIAFLEDLARQPGEAELLIIGDIFGLWEFTDLEGPQKLQAVMAQFPHIFDAFRHAGRSVKITMLPGNHDYEIACYPQFVEMLQAYNIHLERTPAITREIGGQRLWIEHGNQYDAYNRMPDFGNPHAQPIGYFITSSVVSTAGKHSKYGKYNWLKDIQSVYPSEQIPYWVLSNYFYHEMSPLLRWFFLPFGLLSGFELFVLVGAVLEWLGKTKTNIFLNNQLFAALGIVGNLVQIILIVNTFFFAILIALAVPIYLIWRDFKATLRRFRIVLNPAELSSEKEEQYLQAAQEIFAQDPATIIFIYGHTHFPSLRQLGRRAVINTGTWLKRLDPVAPRMGFLPHVYVPFFCLNYFRISQVEGRIAIDYRKIPKDPPQDLSLLQRLLIWGKRRPPEASLPERTWLDL; encoded by the coding sequence ATGCCCATGACCTATTACTTCATCAGTGATCTGCACCTCGGAGGCGATGAGGCCCTGGGGGTGTGCGATTATGAGGCGGAGCTCATCGCTTTCCTGGAAGACCTCGCCCGGCAGCCGGGGGAAGCCGAGCTCCTGATCATCGGCGATATCTTTGGCCTGTGGGAATTTACCGACCTGGAGGGGCCCCAGAAACTCCAGGCGGTGATGGCGCAGTTCCCCCACATCTTTGATGCCTTCCGGCATGCCGGCCGCAGCGTCAAGATCACCATGCTCCCCGGCAACCATGACTATGAAATCGCCTGTTACCCCCAGTTCGTCGAGATGCTGCAGGCGTACAATATTCATTTGGAGCGCACTCCCGCCATCACCCGGGAGATCGGCGGCCAGCGCCTCTGGATCGAGCACGGCAATCAATATGACGCCTACAACCGCATGCCCGATTTCGGCAACCCCCATGCCCAGCCCATCGGCTATTTCATCACCAGCAGTGTGGTCAGCACCGCCGGCAAGCATTCCAAGTATGGCAAATACAACTGGTTGAAAGACATCCAGTCGGTTTATCCCTCCGAACAGATTCCCTACTGGGTCCTGTCCAATTACTTCTATCACGAGATGAGTCCCTTGCTGCGGTGGTTTTTCCTACCCTTTGGTCTGTTGTCCGGATTCGAGCTTTTTGTCCTGGTCGGCGCGGTGCTGGAGTGGCTCGGCAAAACCAAAACCAATATCTTTCTCAACAACCAGTTGTTTGCGGCCCTGGGGATTGTCGGCAACCTGGTGCAGATCATCCTCATAGTCAATACCTTCTTTTTTGCGATCCTGATTGCTTTGGCGGTGCCCATCTATCTGATCTGGCGCGATTTCAAGGCCACGTTGCGCCGGTTCCGGATAGTCCTGAACCCCGCCGAACTCAGCAGTGAGAAAGAGGAACAGTACCTGCAGGCGGCCCAAGAAATCTTTGCTCAGGATCCGGCTACCATCATCTTCATTTATGGCCACACCCACTTTCCCTCCCTGCGGCAGTTGGGCCGGCGGGCGGTGATCAACACCGGCACCTGGCTGAAACGGCTCGATCCCGTAGCGCCCCGGATGGGCTTTTTACCCCATGTGTATGTGCCCTTCTTCTGTCTCAATTATTTCCGGATCAGCCAAGTTGAGGGCCGGATCGCCATCGACTACCGGAAGATCCCCAAGGACCCGCCCCAGGATCTGAGCCTCCTGCAGCGCTTGTTGATCTGGGGGAAACGCCGCCCGCCGGAAGCCTCCCTCCCGGAACGGACCTGGCTTGATCTATGA
- a CDS encoding amino acid ABC transporter substrate-binding protein, translating into MLTLILAAILLWSGLAAEAAWAGQTLETVRANRVVRGGVGEDLPGFSQKNKAGSWQGFDIDFCRALAAAVLGHPDQVSFVPVTYANRFPVLLSGKIDVLLHTTTYTFKREAAIGVHFAGVMYYDGQAFLVPKKSGLRQPADLNGATICVGKRTTHGENLAEYFEARGWTYKPLAFESLPEMTAAFFGGRCQALTLDRSQLAAVRAMAPGGASEYDLLPETISKEPLGPVVRRGDDEWLSLVKWVLYALIEAEERGVTQANARTLLAITPDPALRTFLASDGLSEKSLGIAPGWVVRVIEAVGNYGEIFERHFGSQSGLNLERGPNRLWTQGGLMYAPPFR; encoded by the coding sequence ATGCTTACCTTAATTCTTGCAGCTATCCTGCTATGGTCAGGGCTGGCGGCAGAGGCCGCCTGGGCAGGTCAGACCCTGGAGACGGTGCGGGCCAACCGGGTAGTCCGCGGCGGAGTGGGAGAGGACCTGCCGGGTTTTTCCCAGAAGAACAAGGCCGGCTCCTGGCAGGGTTTCGACATCGATTTCTGCCGGGCCCTGGCCGCCGCGGTGCTGGGCCATCCCGATCAGGTGTCCTTTGTCCCGGTCACCTACGCCAACCGCTTTCCGGTCCTGCTCTCCGGCAAAATTGATGTGCTCCTGCACACGACCACCTACACCTTCAAGCGGGAGGCCGCCATCGGGGTGCACTTCGCCGGGGTCATGTACTACGACGGGCAAGCCTTCCTGGTCCCGAAAAAGAGCGGCCTCCGCCAACCGGCCGATCTGAACGGCGCCACCATCTGCGTGGGGAAAAGGACCACGCATGGGGAGAACTTGGCCGAGTACTTCGAAGCCCGGGGCTGGACCTATAAGCCCCTGGCCTTCGAAAGCCTGCCGGAGATGACGGCGGCGTTCTTCGGCGGCCGATGTCAGGCCCTGACCCTGGACCGGTCACAGCTGGCCGCAGTCCGGGCCATGGCCCCCGGCGGCGCTTCGGAGTACGACCTTCTGCCTGAGACCATTTCCAAGGAACCCCTGGGGCCGGTGGTGCGGCGAGGGGACGACGAATGGCTCAGCCTGGTCAAGTGGGTGCTGTATGCCCTCATCGAAGCCGAGGAACGGGGGGTCACCCAGGCCAACGCCCGCACCCTGCTGGCCATCACTCCTGACCCCGCCCTCCGGACCTTTCTCGCTTCCGACGGCCTATCGGAAAAATCTTTGGGGATCGCCCCCGGCTGGGTGGTCCGGGTCATTGAGGCGGTGGGCAATTACGGCGAGATCTTTGAGCGGCACTTTGGCAGTCAAAGCGGGCTCAATCTCGAGCGGGGGCCCAACCGGCTGTGGACCCAGGGAGGCCTGATGTATGCGCCCCCCTTTCGCTGA
- a CDS encoding DUF1622 domain-containing protein, which yields MLLESVSVLCVAMGLIATLAMLLGVFWRSGRFTLSPHAVRLRFGTWLGMALEFQLGADIVATTVNPTLQSLTELAILAAVRTFLNYFLQKELEAGERLAAERSEGVAAAGSPRSENP from the coding sequence TTGCTGCTCGAATCCGTGTCGGTGCTCTGTGTGGCCATGGGTCTGATCGCCACTCTGGCCATGCTCCTCGGCGTCTTCTGGCGCAGTGGCCGTTTCACCTTGAGTCCCCACGCCGTGCGCTTGAGGTTTGGCACCTGGCTGGGAATGGCCTTGGAATTTCAGCTCGGAGCCGACATCGTCGCCACCACCGTGAACCCGACCTTGCAGTCCCTGACGGAATTGGCCATCCTGGCCGCGGTGCGAACCTTCCTCAATTACTTTCTGCAAAAGGAACTGGAGGCCGGAGAGCGTCTGGCAGCAGAGAGGTCGGAAGGGGTGGCCGCTGCCGGAAGCCCCAGGTCTGAAAACCCCTAA
- a CDS encoding SLC13 family permease: MLPEHIQNIVIIVVFLGVIIAIALDVIDMLVAALLGVSVLIFAGIFTQQDILNVTRVASGPLALLFGGMVVARILVPTGLFEYIGSRYVLLTQGSGKRFLLSLFLLVGPLCAVLPNATTVILLAPIIIRVALTLKIDFVGPMVVTAIISNSAGLLTLVGDPATFLVGSSIGMTFTQYLRKMSLGGLLAVLVLLPLLPWLLKDVWQVRRELPPDLKPAPLKRPKMCLVALLILALMMLLFIFGDYIPQRIVPPAVAIIAASLGLLLVYAAHVEPVTTVLADVDWRTLLFLICLFSLVEAFTKTGLLQGMSQYLHLWFGTNLLLISMVVLLGVGFSSSLLANIPVVAVMLLMVRGYLVSAHFVPETAMAPTFVNWPVEVQPVFAAMMFGGTLGGNATLIGASANVVAAGICAAQGKRISFVTFLRYGVPLTLCQLAISLLYVLALFYFSS; this comes from the coding sequence ATGCTGCCCGAACATATCCAGAATATCGTGATCATCGTGGTTTTCCTCGGGGTCATCATCGCCATCGCCCTTGACGTCATCGACATGCTGGTGGCCGCGCTGTTGGGGGTGTCCGTGCTGATTTTTGCCGGGATTTTCACCCAGCAGGACATCCTCAACGTTACCCGGGTGGCCAGCGGCCCCCTGGCCCTGCTGTTCGGGGGCATGGTGGTGGCCCGTATCCTGGTGCCCACCGGCCTCTTTGAGTATATCGGCTCCCGTTATGTGCTGTTGACTCAGGGAAGCGGCAAGCGGTTTCTCCTGAGTCTCTTCCTTCTGGTGGGCCCGCTCTGTGCGGTGCTCCCCAATGCCACCACGGTGATTCTCCTGGCACCCATCATCATCCGGGTGGCCCTCACCCTGAAAATCGACTTCGTGGGCCCCATGGTGGTGACCGCTATTATCAGCAATTCGGCGGGCTTGCTCACTTTGGTGGGGGACCCCGCCACCTTTCTTGTGGGCAGCAGCATCGGCATGACCTTCACGCAATATCTCCGAAAGATGAGCTTGGGGGGCCTTCTGGCAGTTCTGGTGCTCCTGCCCCTCTTGCCGTGGCTGCTGAAAGACGTGTGGCAAGTCAGGCGGGAGCTGCCCCCGGATCTCAAGCCGGCGCCCCTTAAGCGCCCCAAAATGTGCCTGGTTGCTCTCCTGATCCTGGCCTTGATGATGCTCTTGTTTATCTTTGGCGACTACATTCCGCAAAGGATCGTCCCCCCGGCCGTGGCCATCATTGCCGCCTCCCTGGGCCTGCTCCTGGTCTATGCCGCCCATGTCGAGCCGGTGACCACCGTGCTGGCGGACGTGGATTGGCGGACCTTGCTGTTTCTCATCTGCCTCTTCTCCCTGGTGGAGGCCTTTACTAAAACCGGCCTGCTCCAGGGGATGTCCCAGTATCTCCACCTGTGGTTCGGGACCAATCTCCTGCTGATCAGCATGGTGGTTCTCCTGGGGGTGGGTTTTTCCTCGAGCTTGCTGGCCAACATTCCCGTGGTGGCGGTCATGCTCCTCATGGTGCGGGGATATCTGGTCAGCGCCCATTTCGTCCCGGAAACCGCCATGGCCCCCACCTTTGTCAATTGGCCGGTGGAGGTGCAGCCGGTGTTTGCCGCCATGATGTTCGGCGGGACCCTGGGGGGAAATGCCACCCTCATCGGCGCCTCGGCCAACGTGGTGGCCGCCGGCATCTGCGCCGCCCAGGGCAAGCGCATCTCCTTCGTCACCTTTCTGCGTTACGGGGTGCCTTTGACGCTGTGCCAGCTGGCGATCTCTCTGTTATATGTGCTGGCCCTGTTTTATTTCAGTTCCTGA
- a CDS encoding UPF0182 family protein yields the protein MWEAEKLTEVFRHLQSLRTYYDFLSVDVDRYLVNGVSQQVFLAGRELNLRKLPAAAQNWVNERLMYTHGNGAVMIQAAQEGDAPITWFLRDIPPRSNFGLEIEQPALYYGLGDYAPVIVPNDSREIGPPLNGSNLMVDYGGTGGVPVSSFFRKLIFAVYFQERNIFFTTKTNNKSRILFRRNIVEQIKTLTPFLVLDKDPYIVVTPERLYWIQDAYTVSNRYPGSQPFNKQMNYIRNSVKIVIDAYNGTVDYYLAEPQDPIVRAYSRIFPGLLKGMDRMPAELASHVRYPKGMFDIQMAIFAKYHQTDPEVFFKQEDLWEFAVTTSEGQATRIEPHYFTLNILDKEKDEFILLTPMLPKGQTNLRAMVVAGCDKPNYGKIVVFNFPRGTLVVGPQQVEAFIHQDTTISQHFTLWNQMGSRVARGKMILQPIGDAIVYVQPVYLVATEGIGIPQLKRIILCKGESVVMEPSLAQGLEALNARLQNTRAGAAGLSPPAP from the coding sequence GTGTGGGAAGCGGAAAAGCTCACCGAGGTTTTCCGGCACCTCCAGTCCCTGCGCACCTACTATGATTTCCTCTCCGTGGACGTGGACCGCTATCTGGTGAACGGCGTCTCTCAGCAAGTGTTTCTCGCGGGCCGGGAGTTAAACCTGCGCAAGCTGCCCGCGGCGGCGCAAAACTGGGTGAACGAGCGCCTGATGTACACGCATGGCAATGGCGCGGTGATGATCCAGGCGGCCCAGGAGGGGGATGCCCCCATCACCTGGTTCCTGCGGGACATCCCGCCCCGCTCCAACTTTGGCCTGGAAATTGAGCAGCCGGCGCTCTATTACGGCCTCGGGGATTATGCTCCGGTCATCGTCCCCAATGACAGTCGGGAGATCGGCCCCCCCCTTAATGGCTCCAACCTGATGGTGGACTATGGCGGCACAGGTGGGGTGCCGGTGTCCTCCTTTTTCCGCAAGCTCATTTTTGCGGTGTATTTTCAAGAACGGAACATCTTTTTTACCACCAAGACCAATAATAAAAGCCGGATACTGTTCCGCCGCAACATCGTCGAGCAAATCAAGACTTTAACTCCCTTCTTGGTATTGGACAAAGACCCTTATATTGTCGTGACCCCCGAGCGGCTCTATTGGATACAGGATGCCTATACGGTCTCCAATCGCTACCCCGGCTCCCAGCCTTTCAATAAACAAATGAATTATATCCGCAACTCCGTGAAAATCGTCATAGACGCTTATAACGGCACGGTGGACTATTACCTGGCGGAACCCCAAGACCCCATAGTCCGGGCTTACAGCCGCATCTTCCCGGGGCTTTTGAAAGGCATGGACCGCATGCCGGCTGAGTTGGCCTCCCATGTGCGGTATCCCAAAGGCATGTTTGACATCCAGATGGCCATCTTTGCCAAATATCACCAAACCGATCCGGAGGTCTTTTTCAAACAGGAGGACCTCTGGGAATTCGCGGTCACCACCTCCGAGGGCCAGGCCACCCGAATCGAACCGCATTACTTCACGCTCAACATCCTGGACAAGGAAAAGGATGAGTTCATCCTGCTCACCCCCATGCTTCCCAAGGGGCAGACCAACCTCCGGGCCATGGTGGTGGCGGGCTGCGATAAGCCAAACTACGGAAAAATCGTGGTCTTCAACTTTCCCCGGGGCACCCTGGTCGTGGGCCCCCAGCAGGTGGAGGCTTTCATCCATCAGGACACCACCATCTCCCAGCACTTCACCCTGTGGAACCAGATGGGTTCCCGGGTGGCCCGGGGGAAAATGATCCTCCAGCCCATCGGCGATGCCATTGTTTATGTCCAGCCGGTATACCTTGTGGCGACGGAGGGCATCGGGATTCCCCAGCTCAAGCGCATCATTCTCTGCAAGGGGGAATCGGTGGTCATGGAACCCTCCCTGGCCCAAGGGCTGGAAGCCCTCAATGCACGCCTGCAAAATACCCGGGCAGGCGCGGCGGGGCTCTCCCCCCCGGCGCCGTGA
- a CDS encoding AI-2E family transporter — MYLNYNISKALLLLIATDLFIIVVAGMQSATAIINPFLLAVFLATLCSPLLDGLRRLGLPNGVAVGLIVLGLLVLAVLLMIFVGRSVNTLARELPLCQERLADFFNKAGVWLGQLGIDIFNTPLTDHISPGKIMSVVSYGLTLFRGLFTNMFLILLTVLFILLEASSFPRKIQEASADPERGLGHFKAMTANINRYMGLKALFSLATGLALWILLALIGVDFAGTWALLAFFLNFIPSIGSIIAAIPAIFWALIQLGLPSAVLTLLAYLVVNVAIGNFLEPKFMGRKLGLSPLVVFLSLIFWGWVLGPVGMVLSVPLTMIAKIALASSEDTRWIAVMLE, encoded by the coding sequence ATGTATTTGAACTACAATATTTCCAAAGCGCTCCTGTTGCTGATTGCCACCGACCTGTTCATCATCGTCGTGGCCGGCATGCAATCCGCCACCGCCATCATCAATCCTTTCCTGTTGGCGGTTTTTCTCGCCACCCTCTGTTCTCCCCTCCTGGACGGATTGAGACGCCTGGGGCTTCCCAACGGTGTGGCCGTCGGCCTGATTGTTCTGGGATTGCTGGTCCTCGCGGTGCTCCTGATGATTTTTGTGGGCCGCTCGGTGAACACCCTGGCGAGGGAGTTACCGCTCTGTCAGGAACGTCTGGCCGACTTCTTCAATAAAGCCGGCGTCTGGCTGGGCCAGCTAGGAATCGATATTTTCAATACCCCGTTAACCGATCATATTTCCCCGGGGAAAATTATGAGCGTGGTGTCCTATGGACTGACGCTTTTTCGGGGGTTGTTTACCAACATGTTCCTGATCTTGCTCACCGTCCTGTTTATTTTGCTGGAGGCCTCGAGTTTCCCCCGCAAGATCCAGGAGGCCTCCGCCGATCCGGAGCGCGGCCTGGGCCATTTCAAGGCCATGACGGCAAACATCAATCGCTACATGGGCCTGAAAGCGCTTTTCAGCCTGGCCACCGGGCTGGCCCTCTGGATTCTGCTGGCCCTCATCGGGGTGGATTTTGCCGGCACCTGGGCGTTGCTGGCCTTTTTCTTGAATTTCATCCCCAGCATCGGTTCCATCATTGCGGCAATTCCGGCCATCTTCTGGGCGCTGATCCAGTTGGGCCTGCCCTCCGCCGTGCTGACGCTCCTGGCCTATCTCGTGGTCAATGTTGCTATCGGGAACTTCCTGGAACCGAAATTTATGGGGCGCAAACTGGGATTGTCGCCTCTGGTGGTCTTTCTCTCCTTGATTTTCTGGGGCTGGGTCCTGGGGCCCGTGGGCATGGTGCTGTCCGTGCCCCTCACCATGATTGCCAAAATCGCCCTGGCGAGCAGTGAAGACACCCGCTGGATCGCCGTCATGCTGGAGTAG
- a CDS encoding linear amide C-N hydrolase: MQPHRFHQTLGSLLVTLILCLATLQPAYACTRAVFKGHDGTVFTGRTMDWKEDIQSNLWVFPRGMQRDGAAGPKSPKWVSKYGSLIASGYDLGSTDGINEKGLVVNLLYLVESDYGSLQGKPPLSISLWGQYVLDNFATVAEAVAALRQEPFRLRSMKLDNGVEVLLHLAISDATGDSAIFQYIHGKLIIHHGPQYQVMTNSPAYDQQLALNEYWVSIGGLTFLPGTNRSADRFARTYFLINAIPTTIAPSYIKAVPQGSFANQAALSVLSVMRSVSVPLGITTPGQPNIASTVWRTVADHTNLVYFFDSATSPNVFWIPMKQLDLKEGAPVRKLVLVGGKVYAGNVANKFEPAPPFAFLPAAAE; the protein is encoded by the coding sequence ATGCAACCTCATCGCTTCCATCAAACCCTTGGCAGCCTGCTGGTCACCCTGATTCTGTGCCTCGCAACTTTGCAACCGGCCTACGCCTGCACCCGGGCAGTCTTTAAGGGCCACGATGGCACCGTCTTTACCGGGCGCACCATGGACTGGAAAGAGGATATCCAAAGCAATCTCTGGGTGTTTCCCCGGGGCATGCAGCGAGACGGCGCCGCGGGACCAAAATCTCCCAAGTGGGTCTCCAAGTATGGCAGCCTCATCGCCAGCGGCTACGATCTGGGCAGCACAGACGGCATCAATGAAAAGGGGTTGGTGGTCAATCTGCTGTATCTGGTGGAATCGGACTACGGCAGCCTGCAGGGCAAGCCGCCCCTGTCCATCTCTCTGTGGGGCCAGTATGTGCTGGACAACTTTGCCACGGTGGCCGAGGCGGTGGCCGCCCTGCGCCAGGAGCCGTTCCGGCTGAGGTCCATGAAACTGGACAATGGCGTGGAAGTCCTCCTGCATCTGGCGATTTCGGATGCCACCGGCGATTCCGCCATTTTCCAGTACATCCACGGCAAACTCATCATCCACCACGGCCCGCAATACCAGGTGATGACCAATTCCCCGGCCTATGACCAGCAGCTTGCCCTCAACGAATACTGGGTGAGTATCGGTGGTTTGACCTTTCTGCCGGGGACGAACCGGTCCGCGGACCGCTTTGCCCGAACTTACTTCCTCATCAACGCCATCCCGACAACCATTGCCCCCAGCTATATCAAGGCGGTGCCCCAGGGGTCCTTTGCCAATCAGGCCGCGCTCAGCGTGCTCAGCGTCATGCGCAGCGTCAGCGTCCCCTTGGGCATCACCACCCCCGGCCAGCCCAACATCGCCTCCACGGTCTGGCGGACGGTGGCGGACCACACGAACCTGGTTTATTTCTTCGATTCTGCCACCAGCCCCAACGTCTTCTGGATTCCCATGAAGCAGCTGGACCTGAAAGAAGGCGCGCCGGTGAGAAAGCTGGTCTTGGTGGGCGGCAAGGTATATGCCGGCAACGTGGCAAACAAATTTGAACCGGCCCCGCCGTTTGCCTTTCTGCCCGCGGCGGCAGAGTGA